The Kineococcus mangrovi genome includes a window with the following:
- a CDS encoding WecB/TagA/CpsF family glycosyltransferase, with translation MTSLDLTAIDDLGVGSRPERQQVRVDDVDFDALRETEVVDHVMLALREGRGGNLITPNVDILRQLRRPQLRELAEQAELVVPDGMPIVWASRIQGEELPERVTGSSLIWSLSEAAARSDRSLYLLGGAEGIAERAADRLTEKYEELKVAGVQCPPFGFEQRPAQLERTVSEVVEAEPDIVFVALGFPKQERLMQLLREHLPNAWFVGCGGTLTMVAGEVSRAPLWIQRSGLEWVHRLAMEPRRMAKRYLVHDLPYAAGLFARAAARRTTRRAA, from the coding sequence GTGACGTCCCTCGACCTCACCGCGATCGACGACCTCGGCGTGGGTTCGCGCCCCGAGCGTCAGCAGGTGAGGGTCGACGACGTCGACTTCGACGCCCTGCGCGAGACCGAGGTCGTCGACCACGTCATGCTCGCCCTCCGGGAGGGCCGCGGCGGCAACCTCATCACCCCCAACGTCGACATCCTGCGTCAGTTGCGCCGACCGCAACTGCGGGAACTGGCCGAACAGGCCGAGCTCGTCGTCCCCGACGGCATGCCCATCGTGTGGGCCAGCCGCATCCAGGGCGAGGAACTGCCCGAGCGCGTCACGGGTTCCTCCCTCATCTGGTCGCTGTCCGAGGCGGCCGCCCGGTCGGACCGGTCGCTGTACCTGCTCGGAGGCGCGGAGGGGATCGCCGAGCGGGCAGCGGACCGGTTGACCGAGAAGTACGAGGAGCTGAAGGTCGCCGGGGTGCAGTGCCCGCCCTTCGGCTTCGAACAGCGTCCCGCCCAGCTGGAACGGACGGTCAGCGAGGTCGTGGAGGCCGAGCCGGACATCGTCTTCGTCGCCCTGGGCTTCCCCAAGCAGGAACGCCTCATGCAGCTCCTGCGCGAGCACCTCCCGAACGCCTGGTTCGTCGGGTGCGGGGGCACCCTGACGATGGTGGCCGGGGAGGTCTCGCGCGCCCCGCTGTGGATCCAGCGCAGCGGGCTGGAGTGGGTGCACCGCCTCGCCATGGAGCCGCGGCGGATGGCCAAGCGGTACCTCGTGCACGACCTGCCGTACGCGGCGGGGCTGTTCGCGCGGGCCGCGGCCCGGCGCACCACGCGGCGAGCGGCGTGA
- a CDS encoding MogA/MoaB family molybdenum cofactor biosynthesis protein: protein MAERPPARTALVVTVSNRASAGVYTDTSGPVAVDGLRDMGFRVDGPVVVPDGDPVEEALRDAVAAGYDVVVTNGGTGLSPLDLTPERTLRVLDYLVPGVPEAIRAAGAGAGVPTAVLSRGVAGVAGRTLVVNLPGSVGGVRDGVGVLAGFLPHAVEQVHGGDHPRVPPAGAGR from the coding sequence ATGGCTGAGCGGCCCCCGGCGCGCACGGCCCTCGTGGTGACGGTCTCGAACCGGGCCTCGGCCGGCGTCTACACCGACACCTCCGGACCCGTGGCCGTGGACGGCTTGCGGGACATGGGTTTCCGCGTCGACGGCCCGGTCGTCGTCCCCGACGGCGACCCCGTCGAGGAGGCGTTGCGCGACGCCGTCGCCGCCGGGTACGACGTCGTGGTGACCAACGGCGGCACGGGCCTGAGCCCCCTCGACCTCACCCCCGAGCGCACCCTGCGCGTGCTGGACTACCTCGTCCCCGGTGTGCCGGAGGCGATCCGCGCCGCGGGGGCGGGCGCCGGGGTGCCCACGGCCGTCCTGTCCCGCGGCGTCGCGGGGGTCGCCGGCCGGACCCTCGTCGTCAACCTGCCGGGGTCGGTCGGCGGGGTCCGCGACGGGGTGGGCGTGCTGGCGGGTTTCCTGCCGCACGCCGTCGAGCAGGTCCACGGCGGCGACCACCCCCGCGTGCCGCCCGCCGGGGCGGGGCGGTGA
- a CDS encoding 5-formyltetrahydrofolate cyclo-ligase, whose protein sequence is MPTPDTVRGAGSSSELSLVPDVLAVEARKRALRRDVRRTRRAVSAPDAAAVDAAVAHVLLDCPLLAGARRVAAYTSLPGEPGTRTALAELRRRDVEVLLPVLLPDGDLDWELRPAGPTHGPLGVHAVASADLVVVPALAVDTAGRRLGQGGGSYDRALRRVPARVPVVAVVHDEELLDAAVSPLPALPHDRLVRAVVTPTRWLWLAT, encoded by the coding sequence GTGCCCACACCCGACACCGTCCGCGGCGCCGGATCGTCCTCCGAGCTGTCGCTCGTGCCGGACGTCCTCGCCGTCGAGGCGCGCAAGCGCGCGCTGCGCCGAGACGTCCGGCGGACCCGGCGGGCCGTGTCGGCGCCGGACGCCGCCGCGGTCGACGCCGCCGTCGCGCACGTCCTGCTGGACTGCCCGCTGCTCGCCGGGGCCCGGCGCGTGGCGGCCTACACCTCCCTGCCGGGCGAACCGGGCACGCGCACCGCGCTGGCCGAGCTGCGCCGGCGCGACGTCGAGGTCCTGCTGCCCGTGCTGCTGCCGGACGGCGACCTCGACTGGGAGCTGCGCCCGGCCGGTCCCACCCACGGCCCCCTGGGGGTGCACGCCGTCGCGAGCGCCGACCTCGTCGTCGTGCCCGCCCTGGCGGTGGACACCGCCGGCCGCCGGCTCGGGCAGGGCGGTGGCAGCTACGACCGGGCGCTGCGACGGGTCCCCGCGCGGGTCCCCGTCGTCGCGGTCGTCCACGACGAGGAGCTGCTCGACGCGGCCGTCAGCCCGCTGCCGGCCCTGCCCCACGACCGGCTCGTGCGGGCCGTGGTGACGCCGACGCGGTGGCTCTGGCTCGCGACGTGA
- the galU gene encoding UTP--glucose-1-phosphate uridylyltransferase GalU, whose translation MTERDERPGRTVRKAVIPAAGQGTRFLPATKAMPKEMLPVVDTPAIQYIVEEAVRAGLTDVLMITGRNKRSLEDHFDRNVELEVGLEAKGDSAKLARVQESTDLAQVHYVRQGDPKGLGHAVAVAEQHVGDEPFVVLLGDDIVDARDPLLDAMIAVREEHGGSVVAFMEVPEDQIHLYGCAVAEPTGTTDVVKVSGLVEKPRREEAPSNLAIIGRYLLDPAVFDVLRETPPGKGGEIQLTDALQVLASGDGPGHGVHGVVFRGRRYDTGDKLDYIKAVVRLASERSDIGSDLREWLGEFVASGAGAQDRA comes from the coding sequence ATGACTGAACGCGACGAGCGTCCCGGCCGCACGGTGCGCAAGGCCGTGATCCCCGCCGCCGGTCAGGGAACCCGCTTCCTGCCGGCCACGAAGGCGATGCCCAAGGAGATGCTGCCGGTGGTGGACACCCCGGCGATCCAGTACATCGTCGAGGAGGCCGTCCGCGCCGGGCTCACCGACGTCCTGATGATCACCGGGCGCAACAAGCGCTCCCTGGAGGACCACTTCGACCGCAACGTCGAGCTCGAGGTCGGCCTGGAGGCCAAGGGCGACTCGGCCAAGCTGGCCCGCGTCCAGGAGTCCACCGACCTCGCGCAGGTGCACTACGTCCGCCAGGGCGACCCCAAGGGCCTCGGGCACGCCGTGGCCGTGGCCGAGCAGCACGTCGGCGACGAGCCCTTCGTGGTCCTGCTGGGTGACGACATCGTCGACGCCCGCGACCCGCTGCTGGACGCGATGATCGCCGTGCGCGAGGAGCACGGCGGCAGCGTCGTGGCGTTCATGGAGGTCCCCGAGGACCAGATCCACCTGTACGGCTGCGCCGTGGCCGAGCCCACCGGCACGACCGACGTCGTGAAGGTGTCGGGCCTGGTGGAGAAGCCCCGGCGCGAGGAGGCCCCGAGCAACCTGGCCATCATCGGCCGGTACCTGCTCGACCCGGCCGTCTTCGACGTCCTGCGCGAGACCCCGCCCGGCAAGGGCGGCGAGATCCAGCTCACCGACGCCCTGCAGGTCCTCGCCTCCGGCGACGGCCCGGGCCACGGCGTCCACGGGGTCGTCTTCCGCGGCCGCCGCTACGACACCGGCGACAAGCTCGACTACATCAAGGCCGTCGTGCGGCTGGCCAGCGAGCGCTCGGACATCGGTTCCGACCTGCGCGAGTGGCTCGGCGAGTTCGTCGCGTCCGGTGCGGGTGCGCAGGACCGAGCGTGA
- the moaC gene encoding cyclic pyranopterin monophosphate synthase MoaC has translation MSRRLTHLDDAGHARVVDVSAKPVTVRQARAEGYVRCSPAVLELLAEGGLPKGDALAVARIAGLQAAKRTPDLVPLAHPVAVHAVEVEIVPVSTPELTGVHITAAVRTADRTGIEMEALTCVAVAGLTFVDMVKAVDKRTVLDGVRVTAKSGGRSGDWTVDG, from the coding sequence GTGAGCCGACGGCTGACCCACCTCGACGACGCCGGGCACGCGCGCGTGGTCGACGTCTCGGCCAAACCCGTCACCGTCCGCCAGGCCCGCGCGGAGGGGTACGTGCGCTGCTCCCCGGCGGTCCTGGAGCTGCTCGCCGAGGGCGGGCTGCCCAAGGGCGACGCCCTGGCCGTCGCGCGCATCGCCGGGCTGCAAGCGGCCAAACGCACCCCCGACCTCGTCCCGTTGGCGCATCCTGTGGCGGTGCACGCCGTGGAGGTGGAGATCGTCCCCGTGAGCACGCCCGAGCTGACGGGCGTGCACATCACGGCCGCCGTGCGCACGGCCGACCGGACGGGCATCGAGATGGAGGCACTGACCTGCGTCGCCGTGGCCGGTCTGACGTTCGTCGACATGGTCAAGGCCGTCGACAAGCGGACCGTCCTGGACGGGGTCCGCGTCACGGCCAAGAGCGGCGGCCGCAGCGGGGACTGGACCGTCGATGGCTGA
- a CDS encoding sugar transferase — protein MAAEELRLLPSQRRRVIDAPTAPPLPEHDQPFLPLALGRSASSTPRGQRRPVWQREYSRTIAVSDALAALVGAVLGYLLRFGDAPYPAGPSVAWTMVLLPPVWVASMLLFRAYEARFLGVGSEEFQRVLLAGTTVVALVGTVSWAFALDVARGFVVVALPVAGLLTVAARLAVRRYLHSRRAAGECMQSTLVAGHPGAVASLVRQVRRNTDHGLRVDGVCTPGGGSTPELEALGVPVLGSLEDIAVRAREADVDVVATLTCPELDGPVLRRLGWQLEDTRADLVVAPALTDVVGPRVVIRPVSGLPLLHVDRPELRGVRHAGKALFDRGSALLGLLLLSPLVLLVAIAIKVDDPGPVFFRQTRVGRDGREFSMVKFRSMVTDAEKLLIDLREQSEGNGLLFKMRRDPRVTRVGSLLRRYSLDELPQLFNVVSGSMSLVGPRPPLPREVAEYGTDLRRRLLVKPGLTGLWQVSGRSDLDLEESTRLDLQYVENWSPAFDVMILAKTAQAVLGGRGAY, from the coding sequence ATGGCTGCCGAGGAACTGCGCCTGCTGCCGAGCCAGCGACGGCGCGTGATCGATGCACCGACCGCTCCGCCGCTGCCGGAGCACGACCAGCCCTTCCTGCCCCTCGCCCTGGGGCGCTCGGCCTCGTCAACCCCGCGCGGTCAGCGCCGGCCCGTGTGGCAGCGCGAGTACAGCCGCACCATCGCCGTCTCCGACGCCCTGGCCGCGCTCGTCGGGGCCGTGCTGGGGTACCTGCTCCGCTTCGGCGACGCGCCCTACCCGGCCGGGCCCTCGGTCGCCTGGACGATGGTCCTGCTCCCGCCCGTGTGGGTGGCCTCCATGCTCCTGTTCCGCGCCTACGAAGCGCGGTTCCTCGGGGTGGGGTCGGAGGAGTTCCAGCGGGTGCTGCTCGCCGGGACGACCGTCGTCGCCCTCGTCGGCACCGTCTCGTGGGCCTTCGCGCTCGACGTGGCCCGCGGGTTCGTCGTCGTCGCCCTGCCCGTGGCGGGGCTCCTGACGGTCGCCGCGCGGCTCGCCGTCCGCCGCTACCTGCACAGCCGGCGCGCGGCGGGGGAGTGCATGCAGTCCACCCTCGTCGCCGGCCACCCCGGGGCCGTCGCCTCGCTGGTGCGGCAGGTGCGGCGCAACACCGACCACGGCCTGCGCGTCGACGGGGTCTGCACGCCCGGCGGGGGCAGCACCCCCGAGCTGGAGGCCCTCGGCGTCCCCGTCCTCGGCTCCCTGGAGGACATCGCCGTGCGGGCGCGCGAGGCCGACGTCGACGTCGTGGCCACGCTGACCTGCCCCGAGCTCGACGGTCCCGTCCTGCGCCGGCTGGGCTGGCAGCTCGAGGACACCCGCGCCGACCTCGTCGTCGCCCCCGCCCTCACCGACGTCGTCGGCCCGCGGGTGGTCATCCGCCCCGTCTCGGGCCTGCCGCTGCTGCACGTGGACCGCCCGGAGCTGCGCGGCGTCCGGCACGCCGGCAAGGCCCTGTTCGACCGCGGCAGCGCGCTGCTGGGGCTGCTGCTGCTCTCCCCGCTGGTCCTGCTCGTCGCGATCGCCATCAAGGTCGACGACCCGGGACCGGTGTTCTTCCGCCAGACGCGCGTGGGCCGGGACGGCCGCGAGTTCTCCATGGTCAAGTTCCGCTCCATGGTCACCGACGCGGAGAAGCTGCTCATCGACCTGCGCGAGCAGTCCGAGGGCAACGGCCTGCTGTTCAAGATGCGCCGCGACCCGCGGGTGACGCGGGTGGGGTCCCTGCTGCGGCGGTACTCCCTCGACGAGCTGCCGCAGCTGTTCAACGTCGTCAGCGGCAGCATGTCGCTGGTGGGGCCCCGTCCCCCGCTGCCTCGCGAGGTGGCCGAGTACGGCACGGACCTGCGCCGCCGCCTGCTGGTCAAGCCGGGTCTGACGGGGCTGTGGCAGGTTTCCGGCCGGTCCGACCTGGACCTGGAGGAGTCGACGCGGCTGGACCTGCAGTACGTCGAGAACTGGTCGCCCGCGTTCGACGTGATGATCCTCGCCAAGACGGCCCAGGCCGTCCTCGGTGGGCGCGGGGCGTACTGA
- a CDS encoding glycosyltransferase, producing the protein MNPVGTQSQPSPALAGRDWPSVTVVVPVHGDRGELAKTAKALAALDYLGSVDVVVVDNGDNEGLERSLAVLERVQVIRESTPGSYAARNAALAAASGEVLAFTDGDCLPRPDWLTEGVRQLLACEGPAFVGGAIELFPAVAGRASFAELWDCVNGLRQDHYVGDQGWAATANMMTLRSTFDRVGPFSAFLQSGGDREWGERATRTGVQAVFGATAVVDHPARPTMAELHKKVRRVTRGDVDKRRATGTALYERGELTSSLRPNVRSTVRTSARVSPGWTLDRVRYVAVGHWMQYYFVGAKFAHVLRTRRLERAPQATVATPRAD; encoded by the coding sequence GTGAACCCGGTCGGCACGCAGTCGCAGCCGAGCCCCGCGCTGGCCGGCCGGGACTGGCCCAGCGTGACCGTGGTGGTCCCCGTCCACGGGGACCGGGGTGAGCTGGCCAAGACCGCGAAGGCCCTGGCGGCGCTGGACTACCTCGGCTCCGTCGACGTGGTGGTCGTCGACAACGGGGACAACGAGGGGCTGGAGCGGAGCCTGGCCGTGCTGGAGCGGGTACAGGTGATCCGCGAGAGCACACCGGGCTCCTACGCGGCGCGGAACGCTGCGCTGGCGGCCGCGAGCGGGGAGGTCCTGGCCTTCACCGACGGCGACTGCCTGCCCCGGCCGGACTGGCTCACGGAGGGCGTCCGGCAGCTCCTGGCCTGCGAGGGGCCGGCCTTCGTCGGCGGCGCGATCGAGCTGTTCCCCGCGGTCGCAGGACGGGCCAGTTTCGCCGAGCTGTGGGACTGCGTGAACGGCCTGCGCCAGGACCACTACGTCGGGGACCAGGGGTGGGCCGCCACCGCCAACATGATGACCCTGCGTTCGACCTTCGACCGGGTCGGGCCCTTCTCCGCCTTCCTCCAGAGCGGCGGTGACCGTGAGTGGGGCGAGCGGGCCACCCGTACCGGGGTGCAGGCGGTGTTCGGTGCGACGGCCGTCGTCGACCACCCCGCGCGGCCGACCATGGCGGAGCTGCACAAGAAGGTGCGGCGCGTGACCCGCGGGGACGTGGACAAGCGGCGGGCCACCGGAACCGCCTTGTACGAACGCGGCGAGCTCACAAGCTCTCTGCGCCCCAACGTCAGGTCGACCGTCCGGACCTCGGCCAGGGTGTCGCCGGGGTGGACGCTCGACCGCGTCCGCTACGTCGCGGTCGGGCACTGGATGCAGTACTACTTCGTCGGCGCGAAGTTCGCTCACGTCCTGCGGACACGACGACTCGAGCGGGCCCCCCAGGCGACGGTCGCGACGCCCCGCGCGGACTGA
- the glp gene encoding molybdotransferase-like divisome protein Glp has protein sequence MSAAPLTTVAAHRQSCLDLVRPLPPLDLALRDALGCVLAEDVVSPRALPAFDNSGMDGYAVRVRDVEAASEENPVGLPVVGDIAAGRADALRLVGGTTARIMTGAPVPQGTEAVVPVEWTDRGVSHVTIRRAPAPGQHIRLAGEDAAAGTLVLEAGTRLEPRHLGVLAALGRARVRVRPRPRVVVVSTGTEVVEPGLTLARGQLHDANGYLLTAAVEDVGALGYRVGVVADDARELAAVLDDQLVRADVVITSGGVSEGAYDTVKEVLSAPGAHAVRFDRVAVQPGMPQGLGTLGEQAVPVFTLPGNPVSSFVSFEVFVRPALRRMLGDEGPDPQRPRVRALAGTGWTSPPAKEQYVRAAWTRDAEGRFVVEPVSGHGSHLVTALARATCLAVVPVGVARVEPGDEVECVLLGPLPPEAGLDVPAGRA, from the coding sequence GTGAGTGCTGCACCCCTGACCACGGTGGCGGCGCACCGGCAGTCCTGCCTGGACCTGGTGCGGCCGCTGCCGCCGCTCGACCTCGCCCTGCGCGACGCCCTCGGCTGCGTGCTGGCCGAGGACGTCGTGAGCCCCCGGGCGCTACCGGCCTTCGACAACTCCGGGATGGACGGGTACGCGGTCCGGGTGCGCGACGTGGAGGCGGCCAGCGAGGAGAACCCCGTCGGCCTGCCCGTCGTCGGCGACATCGCCGCCGGCCGGGCCGACGCGCTGCGCCTGGTGGGCGGGACGACCGCCCGCATCATGACCGGGGCCCCCGTCCCGCAGGGGACCGAGGCCGTCGTCCCCGTCGAGTGGACCGACCGCGGGGTCTCGCACGTCACGATCCGCCGCGCGCCCGCTCCCGGCCAGCACATCCGCCTGGCCGGTGAGGACGCCGCCGCCGGCACCCTCGTCCTGGAGGCGGGCACGCGCCTGGAACCCCGCCACCTCGGCGTCCTCGCCGCGCTCGGCCGCGCCCGCGTGCGCGTGCGGCCCCGGCCCCGCGTGGTCGTGGTCTCCACCGGGACAGAGGTCGTCGAACCCGGCCTGACCCTGGCCCGCGGCCAGCTGCACGACGCCAACGGCTACCTCCTCACCGCCGCCGTCGAGGACGTCGGGGCCCTGGGCTACCGCGTCGGCGTCGTCGCCGACGACGCCCGCGAGCTCGCCGCCGTCCTCGACGACCAGCTCGTGCGGGCCGACGTCGTCATCACCTCCGGCGGGGTCAGCGAAGGCGCCTACGACACCGTCAAGGAGGTCCTGTCGGCCCCCGGGGCGCACGCCGTCCGCTTCGACCGCGTCGCCGTGCAACCGGGCATGCCGCAGGGGCTGGGGACGCTGGGGGAGCAGGCCGTGCCGGTGTTCACGCTGCCCGGCAACCCCGTCAGCTCCTTCGTCTCCTTCGAGGTGTTCGTGCGCCCGGCCCTGCGCCGGATGCTCGGCGACGAGGGCCCGGACCCGCAGCGGCCCCGGGTGCGGGCCCTCGCCGGTACCGGGTGGACCTCCCCGCCCGCCAAGGAGCAGTACGTGCGCGCGGCCTGGACCCGGGACGCCGAGGGCCGCTTCGTCGTCGAACCCGTCTCCGGGCACGGTTCGCACCTCGTGACGGCGCTCGCCCGCGCCACCTGCCTGGCCGTCGTGCCCGTGGGGGTCGCGCGGGTCGAGCCCGGGGACGAGGTGGAGTGCGTCCTGCTGGGCCCCCTGCCGCCCGAGGCGGGGCTGGACGTGCCGGCGGGGCGGGCGTGA
- a CDS encoding glycosyltransferase yields MSAPDRPTVTVIVPVHDGVELLRGCLASLRAQTYPAELVDVVVVDNNSTEDVASALPAGDPRFRLLSETRKGSYAARNKGLESATGEVIAFTDADCSPHPDWLERGVAALSATPRADMVAGAIALRFEHGAARTGPEVYEEQHSFKQDWYLAERKFGATANVLTWRATLDRVGVFDASLQSRGDAQWGQRVAAAGLRQRYAADAVVDHPARASLSEIISKQLRVARGHVDVDLVDDPRVRHFAGVGASHLKLALSTPVTIWRRPPTPDRLRTLRYLGVFTAIRAIYVGQSARGVATVAWGARSSRRVRRT; encoded by the coding sequence ATGAGCGCGCCGGACCGGCCGACCGTCACCGTCATCGTGCCGGTGCACGACGGCGTGGAGCTGCTGCGGGGTTGCCTGGCGTCCCTGCGGGCGCAGACCTACCCCGCTGAGCTGGTGGACGTCGTGGTCGTCGACAACAACTCCACGGAGGACGTCGCGTCAGCGCTGCCGGCCGGCGACCCCCGTTTCAGGTTGCTCAGCGAGACCCGCAAGGGTTCCTACGCGGCGCGCAACAAGGGCCTGGAGTCGGCGACCGGTGAGGTCATCGCCTTCACCGACGCCGACTGCTCACCCCACCCCGACTGGCTGGAACGGGGAGTGGCCGCCCTGTCCGCCACGCCCCGCGCCGACATGGTCGCCGGCGCCATCGCCCTGCGGTTCGAGCACGGCGCGGCCCGGACCGGGCCGGAGGTCTACGAGGAGCAGCACTCGTTCAAGCAGGACTGGTACCTGGCCGAGCGGAAGTTCGGCGCCACGGCGAACGTCCTGACGTGGCGGGCGACGCTGGACCGGGTCGGCGTGTTCGACGCCTCCCTGCAGTCCAGGGGCGACGCCCAGTGGGGCCAGCGGGTGGCCGCCGCCGGCCTCCGGCAGCGTTACGCCGCCGACGCGGTCGTCGACCACCCCGCGCGGGCCTCCCTGTCCGAGATCATCTCCAAGCAGCTGCGGGTCGCGCGCGGCCACGTCGACGTCGACCTGGTCGACGACCCCAGGGTCCGGCACTTCGCCGGCGTGGGCGCCTCGCACCTGAAGCTGGCGCTGAGCACCCCGGTCACCATCTGGCGCCGTCCACCGACCCCGGACCGGCTGCGGACGCTGCGCTACCTCGGCGTCTTCACGGCGATCCGCGCCATCTACGTCGGTCAGTCCGCGCGGGGCGTCGCGACCGTCGCCTGGGGGGCCCGCTCGAGTCGTCGTGTCCGCAGGACGTGA
- a CDS encoding glycosyltransferase: MTTSTDHRPVESTPSSRPTLSVVVPAHDEARTLARTLAALTSAAGAETPEVVVVANGCTDDTAEVARAAGVRVVELGQASKAAALRAGDEAATAFPRVYLDADIVLTPGTLGHLAERLRRGDVHAASPRIRFDLRGSSWPVRAFYRAYAELPYVRSGLVGLGVYGISEAGRARFGRFPDVTSDDLFVQRLFAEHERGTSDGEFLVAAPRNLRNLLKVRTRTASGNAELSRTEHRTAPGAGGRPGTAAASQDAVADAGASATGDAPPFERSTSGTTTALAKLALSRPRLLPSAAVYTAVTVASRISARRRQTTAWQRDTSTR, encoded by the coding sequence GTGACGACCAGCACGGACCACCGGCCCGTCGAGTCGACCCCGTCCTCCCGCCCCACGCTGTCCGTCGTCGTCCCGGCCCACGACGAGGCCCGCACGCTGGCCCGCACGCTGGCCGCCCTGACCTCGGCCGCCGGCGCCGAGACCCCCGAGGTCGTCGTCGTCGCCAACGGCTGCACCGACGACACCGCCGAGGTCGCCCGCGCGGCCGGGGTCCGCGTCGTCGAGCTGGGCCAGGCCTCCAAGGCCGCCGCCCTGCGCGCCGGGGACGAGGCCGCCACCGCCTTCCCGCGCGTCTACCTCGACGCCGACATCGTCCTGACGCCCGGGACGCTGGGGCACCTCGCGGAGCGCCTGCGCCGCGGTGACGTGCACGCCGCCTCCCCGCGCATCCGGTTCGACCTGCGCGGGTCCTCCTGGCCCGTGCGGGCCTTCTACCGCGCCTACGCCGAGCTGCCCTACGTGCGGTCCGGCCTCGTCGGCCTGGGCGTCTACGGGATCTCGGAGGCGGGCCGGGCGCGGTTCGGGCGGTTCCCCGACGTGACGAGCGACGACCTGTTCGTGCAGCGGCTGTTCGCCGAGCACGAGCGCGGCACCAGCGACGGGGAGTTCCTCGTCGCCGCACCCAGGAACCTGCGCAACCTGCTCAAGGTGCGCACGAGGACCGCGTCGGGGAACGCGGAACTCAGCAGGACCGAGCACCGCACCGCACCAGGCGCCGGGGGGCGCCCGGGGACCGCCGCCGCGTCGCAGGACGCGGTGGCCGACGCCGGAGCCAGCGCCACGGGGGACGCACCACCCTTCGAGAGGTCGACGTCGGGGACGACGACCGCCCTCGCGAAGCTCGCACTGTCCCGTCCACGACTCCTTCCGTCCGCCGCCGTCTACACCGCCGTCACCGTCGCGTCCCGCATCTCCGCTCGCCGCAGGCAGACCACCGCCTGGCAGCGGGACACGTCCACTCGCTGA
- a CDS encoding GNAT family N-acetyltransferase — MSPGWPAELREGPVRLRPLRRRDASVWRAVRSANASWLRPWEATSPEGSGPAPSFPQMVRGFSREAKAGRMLPFVVELDGTLVGQITVSGITWGSLRSAHVGYWIDRRVAGRGTIPVALALVADHCFGVLRLHRIEVNIRPENAASLRVAEKLGMRDEGLRAAYLHIDGAWRDHRTFALTAGEVPGGLLARYRASQRAR, encoded by the coding sequence GTGAGCCCCGGCTGGCCCGCGGAACTGCGGGAGGGGCCGGTCCGGCTTCGCCCGCTGCGCCGGCGCGACGCCTCGGTGTGGCGGGCGGTGCGATCCGCGAACGCGTCCTGGCTGCGGCCCTGGGAGGCGACGTCGCCCGAGGGCAGCGGGCCCGCGCCGAGTTTCCCGCAGATGGTGCGGGGTTTCTCCCGCGAGGCCAAGGCCGGGCGCATGCTGCCGTTCGTCGTGGAACTCGACGGCACCCTCGTGGGGCAGATCACCGTCTCCGGCATCACCTGGGGTTCGCTGCGCTCGGCCCACGTCGGGTACTGGATCGACCGCCGCGTCGCGGGCCGAGGAACCATCCCCGTGGCGCTGGCCCTCGTGGCCGACCACTGCTTCGGAGTCCTTCGGCTGCACCGGATCGAGGTGAACATCCGGCCCGAGAACGCGGCGTCGCTCAGAGTGGCGGAGAAACTCGGCATGCGTGACGAGGGGCTGCGCGCGGCGTACCTGCACATCGACGGGGCGTGGCGGGACCACCGGACGTTCGCGCTCACGGCCGGGGAGGTCCCGGGGGGTCTGCTCGCCCGGTACCGGGCCTCTCAGCGCGCGCGCTGA